The window TCCCTCGAAAAAACTCacagtaacaaaaaaaaagagtcttggtaaaatgggtaggcaaacccgggccggggcaaaataaaagccggggcagattgatattttttaattttctttattaataatcaacCAATCTCATTGCAATTTTCAGGATATGTCAACAATCGAATTAactgtattcgctgtaaatattttagCACAACATTGTATATTAAGAAATTTATCGACGATGTTTGATTTCcaagttggtaaaatgggtaggcaaacccgggtcGACATTTTACGGTTTTGTGGACTTATTTAAGACAAAACTGAACATTTCACGTTTAATTCCggtaaaacatatgaaatactTATAAGAAATACTCATTTATTGAAcggaaaataattattcttcgattaataacagtttttaagaaaaaccgAGTCACTAAAACTGGATCCGATCACCCGGGACAAACTTAAAAATTCCGAAATTATGAGGATGTTAGCTATCACAAATATTGTGATGTTGCCCAGCTCTAACCACAAGGAGGTATCCTCATTAGAGCctaatttattaaattgaaaagGTAAGTAATGTTTGGTGTTAcacattaattttaacttttaataaatatttaaagaaaatatgaaaatcactattttttattttatttaattttgctttttgtaaattttatatagcACTAATTATTTAAAAGAGCTGTGATAATATGAACGAATAAGcatgctgggttttttttgtttttttgtttttgtttgtaagCAAGTGCTGTTCTTATCGTGATAACCACGGCGCTCTACCAGGGCCCAGACTCAGTTTGCctataaaaaacaacattaataaatacaataatcTTTCAAGCACTAatattaaaatagaaataaaaaactaCTTGGAGCTAGCTACATGTAGATCTCCCTAGGAGTGAGAGGCTGATGCACACTGGGGACAGTTAAATAGGAAACTGTCACCTGGGTTTGTTACACCTGCACATTTCTGTTAGCTAATTATCATAATGAGATGAATCAGTAATTAATTGATCAAGCAGCTTACATTTGGGCTTATGtgtgattaaaaaataatattaaagcaAGGCACAGTATCTGTGATCTTTATTCAATTATGTGAATTATTGTAATGAAAAGTAACATtagtaaaacataaataaaatccatgtgGGATAACATAAACACGCAACTATTACGGAATTATTAAGTTTGTCCCGGGTGATCGGATCCGGTTTTAGTGACCcggtttttcttaaaaactgttaTTAATCGAAGGATAATTATTTTCCGTTCATTAAATGGCTATTTCTTATTAGTATTCCATATGTTTTACCGAAATTAATCATGAAATGTTCAGTTTTGTCTTAAATAAGTCCACAAAACCGTAAAATGTCgacccgggtttgcctacccattttaccaacttgGAAATCAAAAATCTTCGATAAATTTCTTAATATACAATGTTGTGCAGAAATATTTACGGCGAATACAGTTATATCGATTGGtaacatatcctgaaaatttcaatgagatTGGTTAATTTTTagcaaagaaaattgaaaaatatcgatctgccccggcttttattttgccccagcccgggtttgcctacccattttaccaagactcaaaaaaaaattcttttggagatttataatgggaaatgttgacatcttttctccattcagaaGTCACTCGTAATATGTCACACACACAATTTTTCAAGGTTATCATGGGGGTCTGTTGTTATGCAAAATCCCTGTAAACTCCTTATATTTCGCAGAGTATTGAAATCTGACATGCTAGATTTAGGGGgattaaaaaggagaaatatttgcaatttgaaccctgaggtatttatgaTAACTGAGTAATTAACATGATTCAGCAAAAGGTGAATCAatgatatcttgggacagagtatagacgcttgttaatacatcaaaataaagaagaaagtacagtttctttcaatatttgccctaaaattcaaaagttgtttatatctcataaatacacataattataccATCTTAaacatgtgtgtatataaagCACCAGGTTAAAAACtttatcttgtttcaaaaaataatcatGACTTAGACATTTTGGCATAGGGTgatttaaccatgcatcggacacataccttggatcggacaactttgtttataaatatacaaataaatgtgcatgcgctcatgtgttgtttcgtatattcctgaattagaacaaatgaactttatcattattaagaattagacagtcacattgtcaaagaaatagcaatatagacatcgtaaaatgacatcaaatacgccattattgaaaatttagttacgaagattttacactaaagcattatttgaatgttgtgcgtttgattgtgaattagtgaaaatgcactctctgcctaaaataattagaaagaagtaagttttgaaacaaaattggattaaaataagtccaagaaatttgaacaattaatgtcaaggtcattattgcaccatatgttcatttcaccatggatcggacaaaagttaaccatgcatcggacagttTTCACTGCATGATTTTCTCTTATAATATGGATATTATGTGCACATTCcttgtgatatactttaaatgtgaagtaaaatataaatttaaaaaataattgatacaaacattttcctcAAACCACTTAAAAATCGAGTTTTACGGACAAACCCTTTTTAGTCCAAAGTTCCTGTaggagctggcacgataaagaaccccttatgataaatattcctttaaacagaagcactagtctaaattcctatatgtagatttaaggacttacattaaaagaaatatgaattgcaattgaataaattaatatttccgaacctttgtatttttgcattaaaaccagaaaatgttgttatttttaatctctactgtactgctatagctgtccgatgcttggtaaatattgtccgatccatggtgaaatagttcaacgcttcattaatttgctttattttctacatttttaacaatttcacaattttttcttcaataattaagcaaggggaaaacctgcaacttttaaaacaagttttatttatatttggacgatatttgatgcgtgaacaaagggaaaaatccaaaggtgtccgatgcatggtgaaatcaccctaTTTCTAAGATTAAgccaaaaatgatgaaaaatggcacattttctcatcatgatagttatttttgaagaggaaaatgtgtccgCAGCCGTTGCCCACatcaaaattgatatattttatgtgatatcACATGATAGCGTTATAATATGAGTTTCATCGTGGGTGACGGCTGCGgacaaatttttatattaaaaaaaccacCAAGGAACTTGTGTCTTCTgctcagttttatgaaaattacggGACAATGCActgtttatgacgtcacaattaacCTTGTAAAAGTCTAATCACGTAACTATTTATAGATTCTTAAATTATgggtatttttgtgtaaaaaaacgttacatttcaatttttcgtgatatttttaaaattcactctAAAACAGGGCAAAATATGTCTGAAATTGTACCTACTGGTAgttctttattttgattatcTTATCAGATGATAGCTGAATTGTTTCCTATCAAATCACATGTAAATTAAACTCTTTTATGCTATTCTTTAAAAGGAATCTAATGATTATCATGATTATTGCTGTAAAAAGTTCTGCTATTTGTTTGAGGAGAGTATAACTCTTGGTAACTTATCCCTGTAGAAATTCAGCTCCGACAGCTTGTTATTTTGGAATGACACATTTAAAGAATCTTTGAACAGTTTtccatacatgtaattcatgtttgaaaattatgcCCTAACTATGGGGGCTTTTGCAGTTTTAGCATTATAATCTGTGTAACAGTGTTTCTTGCCTTATTTAGATTTGCAGCTTAATCatcattcaaataaaattacttCAGATGACATTTCTTACCTTAACATTGGGTAATTCCAACAGTTTATCCTGTTTGTGCGTTCTTTGAATGTTAgcgataatttttttatgttttgtccCCATAAAGTCATTTGAAAGATAACATCAACATGCACTTCTGTGCATTAATCAGCATCAAGCTTCCCAAAGCTGACACAGGTCTGTGCCTCCTGGAATAATCAGGGATTCTGAAAAGAAGTCATTTGAATTTAAgaacatgaacatgtatttgACTTGTGCATGTGTCGTGGAATAACGtgatatcattaaaatttgtggggGCCCATTTATTTTGGATGGCTGAAATTTTATTGGTTgatggggacgtaatttcatgtacctgtattttcGAATACCTACAAatggaaatatgattttatgaCCCTAATTTGTTAATTGTGAAGGATGTTCATTTGTGGCTGAGTAGTACCCATGAATGCCACGAAATCTATTGATTTGACAGTAGGTTGTGGGGTGGTTACTTACATACCCTACTGCTTTTGATCTTTTGGCCTTGTGGTATCATCCCTAACGTGAGACTGAGTGACCAGGGTTATATTCACAGTCCCATGGAGTTCCACtccattttatattatataataattgcTTATATATTTAACTTGTAGATCAACCCacatttgaaattataaagTTTAGTGTTTTGAACTTTGTTTCTTCGTCAAAAGACTTGCTTAAACAGTGAGGACATTTTCGGTATGAGTTAATATCAGACTATTTTGCTATAATTGTTCTTGAACTTTTATacatatctaaatatatatgcaaaatGTGTATGTATTTTAGAGGTATACACAGACCATGATAAAGTTGATCTACTTCCTCCCTCGGCATTTGAGACACACACTGAGGATGCTGCATGGAAGGAGCTGGCCAGAGCAACCAGTGAAGTCATGCAGCTGAAACTAGAAAACCAACAGCTTAGGTACATACTGCCTTTACTGTCCTCTGTCATAGATGatatgattttaatgaaaactgaTTCAGAAATAGTTAAACTTTTCATTTATTGTCCTCTGATAACTGTTATCTATGCCAGTTATTAATAGATAttttaaaggaaaacaaaatagtttgttttaaaagtttatataaaagtatatatttcaatatattttcatgttttttaaaaaatttatattacagGGAGAAGAGATCCACGCCTCAATTTATTCCACAATATGTGAGCTCCTTTTAAATCTTTACTAAACTTCCCCAACTATTTCATTTTactagaattttattttattgtgttttgataaagaGAGACATAAATACTTGCTGTAGTACAGTTAAGGCCttgttttttaaccaaattgtataaaataaacGTAATTTGTCTAGTATCTTGTATCCATGGAAACAATAGGAACATAGAGTCCGAGAGGATATTACTAAAGATGATGAGAGAAAATACATTGATGAGATAATCAAACAAAGCAGTGAGATATCAgatttaaagaaagaaattcaAACTCTAAAGTCTCGACACAAAGAAGAGCTGCTAGACCTGGAGAAACAGCACACATACAAAGAACGCCAGCACGTACAACGGTCGGCTGAACTAGCGGCAGAATTAAAGGCCCAGGAGGATCGATACGACATGGAAATCAACAAACTCAGTTACGATCACCAGCAACAGACGGAGGAATTAGAGCAAATTATTCAGGGATTGAGAGATGAGTTGTCCTTGACCCTGTCAAGGTCAAAGTCAAGGTCAGAGGAGGTTGAAGGCCAGTTGAAAGAGATGCAGGAAAGGTTGTCGAGGAGAGTTGAAGAGCTGGAAGCTGAAGTCAGGTGAATAGACATGTCGAGTTCCTAGTTAATGATATCATCCAGTTAATTTACGATTTGAATAGTATTAGAAATATGCAATTAGttcatttttacattaattcATTAGAGGCAATATACAAATGCTAAGACAAGGTATTGTGTAGGCATGTTTATCATGTGCTCTTGTGGTTCTTAGATCAAAAACCCAGACTCTGGAGAACCAAACAAAACAGATTGTGCAGTTGAAGAATTACATTGGAGAATCTGAAACTATTCCCCGACCAGTAGAAATATGGAGGAAAGAGAAGGAGACTCTTGAAAATAGACTCAAGGTCTGACTAGCAGATACTTTACCATGCAATATAGCAAACaactattttaatttattttgcaatagCAATGTTGGTTTCATGTCTTCTCTCGAACTTCTTAAATCTTCCTTTAACAAGCCACATGATATGAAtgtgtgaaacaaattttttgttAATGATTTCAGATATCTGAGATAGATCGTGAAAACTGTCAGTCTAATCTACAACTGCTGAACATCCGGTTAAACTCCATGAAAGAAATTCAAAACCTTCAAGAGCAGGAGTTGTCCAGGGTAGGTAACTGCAGATACATTGGATAGCCAAAAACCTACAGAATtggttacattttttaaatgccaACTATATGTTACTGTGCATTAACATCAGTAAGAAGACTGCTCTAGGCAGAAGAATTACTTGTGTCAGTACACACATAATGATAATCTTTTTGTTTCGTTTTCCAATTACAGACCAACAAAGAGAAAATGGATAAGACAAAGCAAGAAAGTATACTTCTAACAAGGTATTGTATAATTCAATTTGAGTAAGCATGGAAATGAATATTGATTTCGATGACGGAatctctgaaaaaaatatttcaagagttatttccctttgtacaGCCTTTGACTTGTACATTTAATTGATAATAATAACTaaattatatctttttactTAGATGGCGAGAAAAAGTATATGAACTGCTTGTTCAGCAAAAGTCAGCATCCATTGTACAAAGAAAAGATGAACAGAACTGGTTAGAGAAGGTgagtgaaaaattaaaaattagattaaggagagagagagaggagagagagagagagagagagagagagagagagagagagagagagagagacttgtAATATACTATGTCTTTTAACCATCCAggtcaatgatttaaaaaatgagctGACATCGGCCAATAACCAGATAACTGTGCTGACCCACTCACTGTCAGACAGACAGGCTCAGCTAGACATGGAGAAAAATAACAACAAGGTTGGTACATCTCAGACTCATCCAGTGCTACTTGTTAATGTTTAGATAATTTGTCTTCCTAGCTGGAAGTACCATATACACTATGAACTAAAATGGTATCAATAGAAATGtactgtaatttattttttataaattatattaatttatggctttgaattatttagaaattgaaattttgttgtTCGCTGTTTACAGCAACTACAACAGGAAGTGTTCCAAGCCCAGCAGATGGCGCTGAGTCTTGATGACAGACTACAGGAGAGTACGGACTCCGTGGATCTGCTGTCCCAGTTTTCACACAGGTATGCACTCAAATTCAGCCAGATGGGTCTAAACCAACAAACATTAGTCATATAttcttgaattaaaagaaattttaatgaataatgcAAGGGATGTCAACAAGTACTTGAGTAGTCGACT is drawn from Crassostrea angulata isolate pt1a10 chromosome 5, ASM2561291v2, whole genome shotgun sequence and contains these coding sequences:
- the LOC128183327 gene encoding coiled-coil alpha-helical rod protein 1-like, whose product is MASKLNSPSDFAAGKKKEVYTDHDKVDLLPPSAFETHTEDAAWKELARATSEVMQLKLENQQLREKRSTPQFIPQYEHRVREDITKDDERKYIDEIIKQSSEISDLKKEIQTLKSRHKEELLDLEKQHTYKERQHVQRSAELAAELKAQEDRYDMEINKLSYDHQQQTEELEQIIQGLRDELSLTLSRSKSRSEEVEGQLKEMQERLSRRVEELEAEVRSKTQTLENQTKQIVQLKNYIGESETIPRPVEIWRKEKETLENRLKISEIDRENCQSNLQLLNIRLNSMKEIQNLQEQELSRTNKEKMDKTKQESILLTRWREKVYELLVQQKSASIVQRKDEQNWLEKVNDLKNELTSANNQITVLTHSLSDRQAQLDMEKNNNKQLQQEVFQAQQMALSLDDRLQESTDSVDLLSQFSHSISSKFEGNLGVLQSILGSLKAYGQRISFASSRIEVLQGIYARNEAMKKLKPEDDDRVNVPGGQGNLESVSYISSELEHVTKERDKLAAQLKQDAESWSERLEAATVKCGEENRNLRKTVEDLEQVLQEKSQKCASLEELSEKLEGDLEESYESIDHLKTELAKREVGLEQVMGEQREEIEAEFREQLAEYDRKLSDAKREHTKSVVALRQQERQMVRDKERMTENFQTMEHHYVRQLTTLQEQLKSLEKERNLMMATLRQEGLLGKLRAGRSEVAQLPEVNVNSQFTKVDTITKLMPTDREEEEENEAEPIAAVLEDLKVLTTTVLRENSSDSDSDI